The following proteins come from a genomic window of Motilibacter peucedani:
- a CDS encoding cell division protein FtsQ/DivIB — MRGHDVSRPGATMTRPAPRPRAAGPRARGPLLPGRARIAIALVLTLVVAAGWAVLGTSLLGLRTVEVRGTTTLTAAEVRRAAGVRTGFPLARVPLSSVQERVGDLPVVRTVHAARKWPHTLVVTVQDREPVGVVADGGGWSYVDATGAAFAPAPAEEAKDPLGHPVLRTRKGDVAALRSAARVVAALPDTLLGSVAHVDASTADSVTLVLRSGKSVVWGSPDRSARKATVATVLMKSVADGKTYDVSAPDAPTVR; from the coding sequence GTGAGGGGCCACGACGTCTCGCGCCCCGGCGCGACGATGACCCGGCCGGCGCCGCGGCCGCGCGCCGCCGGCCCGCGGGCGCGCGGGCCGCTGCTGCCCGGCCGTGCGCGCATCGCGATCGCCCTCGTGCTCACGCTCGTGGTCGCCGCCGGCTGGGCGGTGCTCGGCACCTCGCTGCTGGGTCTGCGCACGGTCGAGGTCCGCGGCACCACGACCCTGACCGCGGCCGAGGTGCGCAGGGCGGCCGGCGTACGCACCGGCTTCCCGCTCGCGCGCGTGCCGCTGTCGTCGGTGCAGGAGCGCGTCGGCGACCTCCCGGTCGTGCGCACCGTCCACGCCGCCCGCAAGTGGCCGCACACGCTGGTGGTCACCGTGCAGGACCGCGAGCCGGTCGGCGTCGTCGCCGACGGCGGCGGCTGGTCCTACGTCGACGCGACCGGTGCGGCGTTCGCGCCCGCGCCGGCCGAGGAGGCCAAGGACCCGCTGGGCCACCCGGTGCTGCGCACCCGCAAGGGCGACGTCGCCGCCCTGCGCTCGGCCGCCCGGGTCGTCGCGGCGCTGCCCGACACGCTGCTCGGCTCGGTGGCGCACGTCGACGCCAGCACGGCCGACAGCGTCACGCTCGTGCTGCGCTCGGGCAAGTCCGTGGTCTGGGGCAGCCCCGACCGCTCCGCGCGCAAGGCCACCGTCGCCACGGTGCTGATGAAGTCGGTCGCCGACGGCAAGACCTACGACGTCAGCGCGCCGGACGCTCCCACCGTCCGGTGA